Proteins co-encoded in one Hymenobacter swuensis DY53 genomic window:
- a CDS encoding carboxylesterase family protein, producing MADSAPLFLTPDSPLLGHYHAGLVRASGIRYARAARFQPPVDEPAHPDLRPATAPGPACPQVPDPALQEALGPALAGRIFDEDCLRLTVTAPPNYQTGPARPVLVWIHGGSYVSGAGDLAFYDPAPLVREQELVVVAVSYRLGMLGFLGHQHAPANLGLLDLLSALRWVQRNIAAFGGDAGCVTLLGHSSGGDAAAHLMLTEGATKLFRRVILHSAPLGLAPGRARMTRAMAAAVTPLLPDAPLAQVLAAQPRAEQAARWSGLKAGMPFGVQYGAFPLPPEAEANATWQSVAAQFDVLIGTTADELRFFAVIAPRLRRLLTLPRPAPALLQALITAGSRRIYVGPAAVFARRHARAGGRAYLFTVPYHPPGSDFGGAHTIDLPLLFGSAAAWAPVPLLGEAAWPEVEAAGRPVRQFWADFARTGQLPTVVHLPGILEVQKA from the coding sequence ATGGCTGATTCTGCTCCCCTGTTCCTGACTCCCGACAGCCCGCTGCTGGGCCACTACCACGCCGGCCTAGTGCGCGCCAGCGGCATCCGCTACGCCCGCGCCGCCCGGTTTCAGCCCCCCGTCGACGAGCCTGCTCACCCCGACCTGCGCCCAGCCACGGCCCCCGGCCCGGCCTGCCCCCAGGTACCCGACCCCGCTTTGCAGGAAGCGCTGGGGCCGGCCCTAGCCGGCCGCATCTTCGATGAAGACTGTCTGCGGCTGACCGTAACGGCCCCGCCCAACTACCAAACGGGCCCGGCGCGGCCGGTGCTAGTCTGGATTCACGGGGGCTCATACGTAAGCGGGGCCGGCGACCTGGCTTTCTATGACCCCGCCCCGCTAGTGCGCGAGCAGGAACTGGTGGTAGTGGCCGTGAGCTACCGCTTGGGCATGCTTGGGTTCCTGGGCCACCAGCACGCTCCCGCCAACCTGGGCTTGCTCGACTTGCTGTCTGCTTTGCGCTGGGTGCAGCGCAACATTGCCGCCTTCGGGGGCGACGCGGGCTGCGTCACGCTCCTGGGCCACTCCTCGGGCGGTGACGCGGCGGCACACCTGATGCTGACCGAGGGCGCGACCAAGCTGTTCCGGCGCGTGATTCTACACAGTGCTCCGTTGGGCCTGGCCCCCGGCCGCGCCCGCATGACGCGGGCCATGGCGGCGGCCGTAACGCCGCTACTGCCCGATGCACCGCTGGCACAAGTATTGGCTGCTCAGCCGCGGGCGGAGCAGGCCGCCCGGTGGTCGGGTCTGAAGGCCGGGATGCCGTTTGGAGTGCAGTACGGCGCATTTCCGCTGCCGCCCGAAGCCGAAGCCAACGCGACTTGGCAATCAGTGGCGGCTCAGTTCGACGTGCTGATTGGGACTACGGCCGACGAGCTGCGGTTCTTTGCCGTCATTGCCCCACGCCTGCGCCGTCTGCTCACGCTGCCTCGCCCGGCGCCAGCTCTGCTGCAGGCCCTCATTACAGCCGGCTCGCGGCGTATTTACGTGGGTCCGGCCGCTGTTTTTGCCCGCCGCCACGCCCGCGCCGGCGGCCGAGCCTACCTCTTTACCGTGCCCTACCACCCACCAGGCAGTGACTTTGGCGGAGCCCACACCATCGACCTGCCGTTGCTGTTTGGCTCCGCCGCAGCCTGGGCACCAGTGCCTTTGCTGGGCGAGGCCGCTTGGCCCGAGGTGGAAGCCGCCGGCCGCCCCGTCCGCCAGTTCTGGGCCGATTTCGCCCGCACCGGCCAGCTGCCGACAGTCGTTCACCTGCCCGGTATTCTGGAGGTGCAGAAAGCGTAA
- a CDS encoding DUF983 domain-containing protein has protein sequence MTTSDSTALALLQQRCPRCHQGPLFTTSALHVTRFAEMPADCPVCGQHYEPEPGFFWGAMYISYAFSTAIMLITGFLVYHLLHDPAVWVYVTSVAVAAVLLTPLSLRYSRTVLLYLFGGIDYDTRYRAGAAPATRR, from the coding sequence ATGACAACTTCTGATTCGACTGCCCTGGCCCTGCTGCAACAACGCTGCCCGCGCTGCCACCAGGGCCCGCTGTTCACCACTTCGGCCCTCCATGTCACCCGCTTTGCCGAAATGCCCGCCGACTGCCCCGTGTGCGGGCAGCACTACGAGCCCGAGCCCGGTTTTTTCTGGGGTGCCATGTACATCAGCTACGCGTTTTCCACGGCCATCATGCTGATAACGGGCTTTCTGGTGTACCACTTGCTGCACGATCCGGCCGTGTGGGTGTACGTGACCAGCGTGGCTGTAGCGGCCGTACTGCTCACGCCCCTGAGCCTGCGCTACTCCCGCACCGTGCTGCTCTACCTGTTCGGCGGTATCGACTACGACACGCGCTACCGGGCCGGGGCGGCTCCCGCAACCCGGCGGTAA
- a CDS encoding AraC family transcriptional regulator, which yields MSLPVFTLESFPQGRARRPWYLERLAQHVANFPGVSQPHAHDFYLLLYVTHGHGTHTIDLVTYELQPGSVFFMTPGQVHHWQLSADAQGYVVLFEAEFYLLRYPGNRLFEYPFFDHAHAPVLQLPAPDNELRPLLEQMWQEHITPAAQQNEVFRAYLLLTLELAARHYPTTPPRPTEEPRHAQQLLREFGSLLNQHFRQQRAVQQYADWLHVSPNHLNALCRRHLGKTASTLIQERVLLEARRLLRHTNATVAQVADTLGFEDASYFGRYFRKHTGQTPAEARSEKKNVIPSLPGNDVPEKQ from the coding sequence ATGTCTCTACCTGTTTTCACGCTGGAGTCGTTTCCGCAGGGGCGGGCGCGGCGGCCGTGGTACCTGGAGCGGCTGGCCCAGCATGTGGCCAACTTCCCCGGCGTGAGCCAGCCCCACGCCCACGATTTTTACCTGCTGCTCTACGTCACCCACGGCCACGGCACCCATACCATTGATCTGGTGACCTACGAGTTGCAACCCGGCAGCGTGTTTTTCATGACGCCGGGTCAGGTGCATCACTGGCAGCTCTCGGCCGATGCCCAGGGCTACGTGGTGCTATTCGAGGCTGAATTCTACCTGCTGCGCTACCCCGGCAACCGCCTGTTCGAGTACCCGTTCTTCGACCATGCCCACGCCCCGGTCCTGCAGCTGCCAGCCCCCGATAACGAGTTACGGCCCCTGCTGGAGCAGATGTGGCAGGAGCACATTACCCCCGCCGCGCAGCAGAACGAGGTATTCCGGGCCTACCTACTGCTGACTTTGGAGCTGGCCGCCCGCCACTACCCCACCACCCCGCCCCGGCCCACCGAAGAGCCCCGCCACGCCCAGCAGTTGCTCCGGGAGTTCGGCAGCCTGCTCAACCAGCACTTCCGCCAGCAGCGTGCCGTGCAGCAGTACGCCGACTGGCTCCACGTCTCGCCCAACCACCTCAACGCGCTGTGCCGCCGCCACCTGGGCAAAACCGCCAGCACCCTCATCCAGGAGCGGGTACTGCTGGAGGCCCGCCGCCTGCTGCGCCACACCAATGCCACCGTCGCCCAGGTAGCCGATACGCTGGGCTTCGAGGATGCTTCCTACTTCGGCCGCTACTTCCGCAAACACACCGGCCAGACCCCGGCGGAGGCGAGAAGTGAGAAGAAGAACGTCATTCCGAGCCTGCCGGGGAATGACGTGCCAGAGAAGCAGTAG